From a single Pseudomonas sp. A34-9 genomic region:
- a CDS encoding PA5502 family lipoprotein → MKPFASRYLLLVAFSVLLGACQSTPPVAEVPDARATAIAQLEQSLASSELATAEDQLAALQKETPNDQSLEQYQRQLAEAYLRRSQIVLQKGDVNAAATALSRARALMPKAPALTGGVNGAITEARKAELEKAEAALLAAEAKPKAKVIDPTAESTTVALNITDSRKLRRQLDAIAADVVNYECAVTIQAPRTNDYPWLATLLSKRVKKLNPDFDLKIEKQVVRTVPAQMVLSPRKP, encoded by the coding sequence ATGAAGCCGTTCGCCTCCCGTTATCTGCTCCTTGTCGCATTTTCAGTGCTACTGGGCGCCTGCCAAAGCACGCCGCCGGTGGCCGAAGTCCCCGATGCGCGGGCTACGGCCATCGCACAGCTGGAGCAAAGCCTGGCCAGCAGCGAACTGGCCACCGCCGAAGATCAATTGGCGGCTTTGCAGAAAGAAACTCCAAACGACCAATCCCTTGAGCAATACCAGCGGCAGCTTGCCGAAGCGTATCTGCGTCGCAGCCAGATCGTGCTGCAGAAGGGTGATGTGAATGCAGCGGCCACGGCGTTGAGCCGTGCTCGTGCGTTGATGCCGAAAGCCCCGGCGCTGACCGGTGGCGTCAATGGCGCAATCACCGAAGCGCGCAAGGCCGAGCTGGAAAAGGCGGAGGCCGCGTTGCTGGCAGCCGAGGCCAAGCCGAAAGCCAAGGTCATCGACCCGACCGCTGAAAGCACCACGGTTGCGCTGAACATCACCGATAGTCGCAAACTTCGTCGTCAACTGGATGCGATCGCCGCTGATGTGGTGAATTACGAATGTGCAGTGACCATTCAGGCGCCGCGCACCAATGATTACCCTTGGCTGGCGACTCTGCTGAGCAAGCGGGTGAAGAAGCTGAACCCGGATTTCGATCTGAAGATTGAGAAGCAGGTCGTGCGCACCGTGCCAGCGCAGATGGTCTTGAGTCCGCGTAAACCGTAA